GGGTCTTTTCCTACTAGGACAAAGGGCGTGCCGTGATATTCCGCAGAAAACAGGTTACGTCCGGAGGGCTGTGGGCCAACGGGCACCCAAGAAAGAGGGCCTATGGACATTGAGGGCCAGGGGGAGGACAATCTGGCCGAGATCGGGCACAAATCCGGGGCTTCCGGCGTTTGAACCCTTAATCCGGTGGCAGGGAGTTCCTGCGATCCGGTATTCCACCCGGAACAGGTATGGAGGACAAAAAGGACCATGGCCACGGACTATGATGCCCCTCGAAAAACCGAGGAAGATGTCAGCGAGGATTCCCTGGAAGAACTCAAGACCCGTCAGTCGGGGAAGCAGTCCTCGGCGGTGGATGTGGACGAGACCGACCTCGCCGATGGCTTTGAGTTGCCGGGGGCGGATCTCTCCGGTGAAGAACTCCTCATCCAGGTCATGCCGCCGCAGCCTGACGAATTTACGTGCTTCAACTGTTTCCTGGTCAAGCACAAGTCCCAGATCGCCGCGGAAAGGGGCGGGCACCAATACTGCAAGGAGTGTGAGAGCTAGCTCCGGGAAGCGGTCAATGCTGCAACGAGTTCATCCGGACGACGCGAGGACGCCAGCCAGTAAGGAGTGCGGTCTGCGGGGTCGGTGATCTCAATCTTGACCACGGCGTCAATCCAGCCGCGGAAGCACATATAAGCCAGTCCGTTCAGGCGCGGGCCACGTTCAGCAGTGGCCTCCTCTTTTCTGAACGCCTGGACAGAACCTACGAATGCGCGGTCTATGCTCGCCCGCCCAACCCGTACGGTGTCGGCAGTGACCGTGATGGTGGGCGTGGAAAGCACCAACATGATGGTCATGATCGCCAGCAGGACCAAAGCGGCGATGATGCCAGTGGCGGCGCTGATGGGCCCAAACATCAGGACGCCCGCGCCGGACAATCCAACAACCACAACCCAGATCCAGACGGACGGCCATAGCTTCTCGGTGTACAGGACCTCGGAGGCCGAAGGGGTGTTCCGGGCAGGAACGGGGGAGGACTGGTCAGGCGTAGGCATGGATCCAGCTTATCGGGCATCGGCCCCGGGCTCCGCCCTCCTCCATGGATGGCCCCAGCCTGCCCGGCCCCGCTGCCCGGCCCCGCCACCCAGGCCCGCCGGGCTGAACGACTCGGGTGAACCGGGTCCCGGTAGAATGAACCACTGTGAGCAACGAGACCGCAGTATTCAGTTCAGACGCCGCTTCCGCAGTTGCGGACAGCAGCGAAACCTCCGCAGCGTACGGCGCCCCCACTTTGGAGGTGCAGTTGAAAATGCTCGACGCCGGCTTGGAAGCTCCCTCCTATGCGCACCCTGGAGACGCGGGTGCCGATCTCCGCGCCCGCGAAGATGTGCATCTCGCCCCCGGTGAGCGGAAACTCGTTCCAACTGGTGTCTCCATTGCGTTGCCGAACGGATATGTCGCCCTGATCCATCCCCGCTCCGGGCTGGCCACCAAGCACGGACTGACGGTGGTCAATGCCCCCGGTACTGTGGACGCCGGCTACCGTGGCGAAATCGCTGTCACGCTCCTGAACACCGACCAAAACACTGCCATTGACCTCAAACGCGGCGATAGAATTGCACAAATGGTGGTTCAGCGCGTTGAATACGCGCAGTTCATTGCTGTTGACCAACTATCGGATTCCGTTCGGGGAACCGGCGGCTTTGGGTCCACGGGCGGCTTCAACGCACCGAAGGCCTGAGAAACTACTGAACCTCGTTTACCGGCCTCCCACGCCTGACGCATTGGAGCGGTTTAGTGAGGTCTAACGTGGTTGCGGTTTACTTGGGGATAGACCACTACTAAGGAGAAAACCCAATGCTTTTTGGGCGCGGCAAAAAGTCCAAGGACGAGAAGCCGGAAACCACCGGCACCGTCGAGGAGTCCGGTACCGGGGCATCAACTTCCGAGCCAGGCGGGTCCGGCACCCCCGGAGATTTCCGGCTCGGCAAGGGTCCCTTGGACATCGACGAAATCGAGAACCGCGATGGCTACGTGGACCTCGGTGCACTGCTGATCGCACCAGCCGAGGGTCTCCAGCTGCGGCTTGAGGTCGAGGAAGCCACGCAACGCGTGGTTGCGGTGACCATGGACCTCAACGGTTCCAGCTTGCAGCTTCAGGCCTTTGCTGCGCCGCGTTCCGAGGGACTTTGGGATGAGATCCGTGAACAGATCACCCAGTCCGTAGCGAGCCAAGGCGGGGAAACCGAAGAAGTTTCCGGAAGTTTCGGCACGGAGCTGGTAGCCAAACTTCCCGCTGAAGCGGCAGACGGCAGCAGAGGTTTCCGGGCAGCCCGTTTCATGGGTGTGGATGGGCCGCGATGGTTCCTGCGCGGTGTCTTGGGCGGACAGGCCGCCCTCGAACGTGATGCCGCAGCAGGACTGGAAGAGCTCTTCCGTAAGGTTGTTGTGGTCCGCGGTGATAACCCGATGCCACCGCGCGAACTGCTGCAGCTGCGCCTGCCCAAGGATGCTGCAGTGCCGGGCCAGGCCGGCGCCCCCCAAGGTGCGGTTCCCCCCGCGGACCCCGCCATGCGGCAACCGGAGCGAGGGCCGGAGATCACCCAGATTGGCTGAAGCATCGGGCCGCTATGGGGTTGCCGGCCAAGGTCCCGAAGGGCAGGGAGTACGTGATCTCCCTGTCCGGGGCCGCGCAGTGTGCACGGGCTTCATTGAGTCCGTCACGCACCAGCCGCCCAGCGAGCAGCCATTCTTCTCTGCCGTGGTGGTTGATTCCGTGCGGCCCGGCGGAGGTGTGCCGAACATGGGAGCCGGCGGAGTCCGGAAGCCCTATGAGCGCCTCCGTGTGATTTGGCTGGGCAGGACCCGGGTTCCAGGCATTGAAGCCGGCGTGGAACTCCGCTTGAAGGGCATGGTCACTCAGGTTGATGGCCTTCCGGCCATGTTCAATCCCCGCTACGAAATACTTTCCCGTCAGGAGCACCTATGACCGTGGCCAACGGTTCCGAACCGAAGGACGCAGGGCGTCAGACGCCCGGCGAGAACGTTTCGTCCCACGTAAACGATGAACCGCAGGCGGACGCCCCACAGTCCGGTGCGGAAGGGCCCACTGTGTCCGACCTCGCTGCAGGGTATGCCCAGAAGGCCGGACTCCACCGTAACAGCGCCGGCCACGTGGATATGCTCAAGTCCGCCGGCGGCGTGCAGGGCATTGCCGAAAGCATCCTTCCGGGTTTGGTGTTCCTTGTGGCTTTTACCGTCACGCGCGACCTCACTCCGGCCCTCATCGCAGCGTTGGCTGCAGCCGCCGTCTTCACAGTGGTTCGTTTGATCCAGCGCCGTCCGTTAACGCAGGCATTGGCGGGAGTGGTGGGGGTGGGCATTTCTGCCTGGCTGGCGAACACCACAGGCAAGGCCGAGGACTTCTACGTGCTCGGCTTCTTCACCAACATCGCTTACATCGCGGCCATGGTGCTGTCCATCGTCTTCAAGTGGCCGGTAGCCGGACTTCTCTTCGGCTTCGTGCGCAATGAAGGACTGGAGTGGCGCAAGGATCCGGAGCGGCTCCGGGCCTACTCCTTGGGCACGTGGATTGTGGTTGCGGTGCTGACCCTGCGCTTGGTGGTTCAGGTTCCCTTGTACTTCATGGGCGAAGCCGGACTGACAGCGTTGGCTACCACCAGGCTTCTGATGGGCGCCCCGCTGTACATCCTGGGCCTTTGGGTGGCCTGGTTGGTTACCAAGCCGGCACCTCAGCCGTCGAAGCCGTCGTCCTCAGCGGACTGATCTGCCGGTTCTGACGTTCCCTCGCGGGGTTCCTTGGCGTCATCGGACGCTGGTGACAACAGAGCCCGCAAGCCGTCCTCAGCTGCGATGGTGGTGACGAAAAAGAGCTCGTCACCGCCGTCCAGAACATCATCACGCGTGGGCGTAATGGGTGCTTGATCACGCAGGATGGCAACCAGGGTGGCGTCTTCGGGCCACTCAATGCCCCCCACTGTGCTGCCAATGACGTGGGAGTCGTGAGGAACGGTGAATTCCACGATCGAGGCCACGCCCGTCTGGAGGGTCAACAGGCGCACGATGTCGCCGATTTCCACCGCTTCTTCCACCAACGCTGTCATAAGCTGCGGTGTGTTGACGGCAACGTCCACCCCCCAGGAGTCATTGAACATCCAGTCGTTCTTGGGATTGTTCACGCGCCCCACGGTGCGGCCTACTCCGAACTCGGTCTTGGCGAGCAAGGACACCACCAGATTCACTTTGTCGTCGCCGGTGGCAGAAACCACCACGTCCGCATCCTCAAGTTTCGCGTCCTGCAGGGTGCTGAGTTCGCAGGCATCGCCCACCAGCCAGCGTGCCCCTCGCAGCCCGCTGCGCCCAATCACTTCAGGCTTCAAATCAATCAGGAGAATCTCGTGCTTGTGAGCCAGGAGCTCACGTGCAATGGACGAGCCGACGCTGCCCGCGCCAACAATGACAACTTTCACTAAGACTCCTTGGCGGGTGCTTTGGCGAGAATTCGGCTGATCTCGGATGTTCTGTCAAGGCTCACCATCGCGTGGACGGTATCACCTTCCTGATATGCGGTCCCGGCCTGGGGCAACAGGCCCTCGCCGAACCTGGTGAGGAAAGCGATGCGGATTCCGGCCGCGGACTCGATGGAATCCATGCTGTGTCCGATCCATGCATCGTGCAGATCCACTTCGGCCAGCACCAAGCGGCCCGAAGGTTCGCGGTAGTCGCCGGCCAGGTGCTGCTCCGGAAGTATCCGCCGGAGAACCTGGTCGGCACTCCAGCGCACGGCTGCCACTGTGGGGATCCCAAGCCGCTGGTAGATTTCGGCGCGGCCGGGGTCGTAGATTCGTGCCACCACATGGGAGACATGGAAGGTCTCACGGGCAACGCGCGTGGCCAGGATGTTTGAATTGTCGCCGCTGGAGACAGCAGCGAAAGCGTATGCCTCTTCGACGCCGGCCTGCTTGAGGGTGTCACGGTCGAAGCCGACACCGGTGACCTTGCGCCCCGTGAAAGTGTTGCGCAATCGGCGGAAGGCCCGCTCGTCCTGGTCGATGATGGCCACGGAGTGACCGGCATCCTCCAAAGTGTGTGCCAAGGTTGCGCCAACACGGCCGCAACCCATGATCACGAAGTGAGCCACCGTGTCTCCTTATGTGTGTAGTCCGTCCCGCTCGGTATGACTTTACCGGTGCAGCGGGGGTATGCCGGTGACAACCGTCATGACATCCCTGGGGATTCAGAGTAGCTTTGCGGAGTGCTGACAATTCTGAATGCCGCCAAGCGGGTGTTGGTGGGCCGGCCGGTCAGGAATGACCGCCTGTCCCACACGTTGTTGCCCAAACGCATCGCTTTGCCGATCTTCGCCTCGGATGCCCTGTCCTCAGTGGCTTACGCCCCGGACGAAATCCTGCTGACGCTCGCCCTTGCCGGCGTCAGTGCCGTGGCTTTCTCTCCGCTGGTTGGCCTTGCGGTCATGGTGGTGTTGCTCACAGTTGTGGCTTCCTATCGTCAGAACGTCCACGCCTATCCCTCCGGGGGCGGCGACTATGAGATTGCCAACGTCAACCTCGGCAAGTATGCCGGGTTGACCGTGGCTTCTGCCTTGCTGGTGGACTACGTGCTCACGGTTGCCGTGTCCATGTCCTCGGCGGCGACGTACCTCACCACGGCCATCCCGGCACTGCATGGCCAGCAGGCGCTGATAGCCACTGTAGGCGTGATCATCCTCGCGCTGGTCAACCTCCGCGGTGTCAAGGAGGCCGGGACGCTGTTCGCAGTACCGACGTACATCTTCATGGCATCCATTCTTGGGATGACCGCCGTGGGCATCTTCCAGGCCGCCACCGGCACGTTGGGAGAGGCGCCTTCGGCCAATTTCACCATTGTTCCCGAGCCTGGATTTGATGAGGGCCTGGTGGGGCTGGCCGGAGCCTTCCTGCTTCTGCGTGCCTTCTCCTCGGGAGCCGCTGCTCTGACAGGTGTTGAAGCCATCAGCAACGGGGTGCCCAATTTCCAGAAGCCCAAGAGCAAGAATGCGGCAACAACCCTGCTCCTGCTGGGCGTCATAGCCGCTTCCATGCTGGCAGGCATCCTCTACTTGGCCAACGCCACCAAGGTGCACATTGTCCTTGACCCGGCCCGCGAGTTCCTGGTGGACGGCAAGCCGCTGCCTGAGGGCTACATCCAGACTCCGGCCATCAGCCAGATAGCCGACACCATTTTCGGCTCCGGCTCCATCCTCTTCTACGTAGTAGTTGCTGCCACCGGCGTCATCCTGGTGTTTGCTTCCAACACGGCGTTCAACGGCTTCCCCGTGCTGGGTTCGATTCTGGCCCAGGACGGCTACCTGCCCAGGCAGCTGCGTACTCGAGGCGACAGGCTTGCTTTCAGTAATGGTGTCCTTGCGCTGGCAGCGGGGGCTCTGGTCCTGATTCTCGCCTTCAACGCCGATGTCACCAAGCTGATCCAGCTCTACATTGTGGGCGTCTTCATCTCCTTCACCGCAAGTCAACTGGGAATGATCAGGCACTGGGGCCGTGAACTGAAACTCGCGCGGGACAAAGCTGTCCGGCGTCGCATCATCAAGTCCCGGACCATCAATATGCTGGGCTTCGGGATGACGGCCCTGGTCCTTGTCATTGTCCTCATCACCAAGTTCGAGCAAGGCGCCTGGATAGCCTTGCTCGCCATGTTCGTCCTCTTCCTCATTATGTGGAGCATCCGCGCGCACTATGACAACGTGGCCAGGGAGTTGGCGGTGGATGAGGACTCCTCGCCCCGTGCATTGCCCACCAGGGTCCACGCTGTTCTCCTGGTCTCACATGTCCGCAAGCCGGTCCTTCGCGCACTGGCCTATGCGCGGGCGTCGAGGCCTTCGCGCCTGGACGCCGTGACCGTGGACATCAGCGCCGAAGAAACGGCCCAGACCGTCCGCGATTGGGAGAAGCTGGAAATTCCGGTTCCCCTGACCGTCCTGGCCAGTCCCTACCGTGAAACCGTGACGCCCATCATGGACTACATCAAGAACATGCGCCGGGACTCACCGCGGGACCTGATCGTGGTGTACATCCCCGAATATG
The sequence above is a segment of the Arthrobacter sp. StoSoilB22 genome. Coding sequences within it:
- a CDS encoding DUF4193 domain-containing protein; this translates as MATDYDAPRKTEEDVSEDSLEELKTRQSGKQSSAVDVDETDLADGFELPGADLSGEELLIQVMPPQPDEFTCFNCFLVKHKSQIAAERGGHQYCKECES
- a CDS encoding DUF3093 domain-containing protein translates to MPTPDQSSPVPARNTPSASEVLYTEKLWPSVWIWVVVVGLSGAGVLMFGPISAATGIIAALVLLAIMTIMLVLSTPTITVTADTVRVGRASIDRAFVGSVQAFRKEEATAERGPRLNGLAYMCFRGWIDAVVKIEITDPADRTPYWLASSRRPDELVAALTASRS
- the dut gene encoding dUTP diphosphatase — its product is MSNETAVFSSDAASAVADSSETSAAYGAPTLEVQLKMLDAGLEAPSYAHPGDAGADLRAREDVHLAPGERKLVPTGVSIALPNGYVALIHPRSGLATKHGLTVVNAPGTVDAGYRGEIAVTLLNTDQNTAIDLKRGDRIAQMVVQRVEYAQFIAVDQLSDSVRGTGGFGSTGGFNAPKA
- a CDS encoding DUF3710 domain-containing protein, whose translation is MLFGRGKKSKDEKPETTGTVEESGTGASTSEPGGSGTPGDFRLGKGPLDIDEIENRDGYVDLGALLIAPAEGLQLRLEVEEATQRVVAVTMDLNGSSLQLQAFAAPRSEGLWDEIREQITQSVASQGGETEEVSGSFGTELVAKLPAEAADGSRGFRAARFMGVDGPRWFLRGVLGGQAALERDAAAGLEELFRKVVVVRGDNPMPPRELLQLRLPKDAAVPGQAGAPQGAVPPADPAMRQPERGPEITQIG
- a CDS encoding DUF3159 domain-containing protein translates to MTVANGSEPKDAGRQTPGENVSSHVNDEPQADAPQSGAEGPTVSDLAAGYAQKAGLHRNSAGHVDMLKSAGGVQGIAESILPGLVFLVAFTVTRDLTPALIAALAAAAVFTVVRLIQRRPLTQALAGVVGVGISAWLANTTGKAEDFYVLGFFTNIAYIAAMVLSIVFKWPVAGLLFGFVRNEGLEWRKDPERLRAYSLGTWIVVAVLTLRLVVQVPLYFMGEAGLTALATTRLLMGAPLYILGLWVAWLVTKPAPQPSKPSSSAD
- a CDS encoding NAD-binding protein; this encodes MKVVIVGAGSVGSSIARELLAHKHEILLIDLKPEVIGRSGLRGARWLVGDACELSTLQDAKLEDADVVVSATGDDKVNLVVSLLAKTEFGVGRTVGRVNNPKNDWMFNDSWGVDVAVNTPQLMTALVEEAVEIGDIVRLLTLQTGVASIVEFTVPHDSHVIGSTVGGIEWPEDATLVAILRDQAPITPTRDDVLDGGDELFFVTTIAAEDGLRALLSPASDDAKEPREGTSEPADQSAEDDGFDG
- a CDS encoding TrkA family potassium uptake protein, with the translated sequence MAHFVIMGCGRVGATLAHTLEDAGHSVAIIDQDERAFRRLRNTFTGRKVTGVGFDRDTLKQAGVEEAYAFAAVSSGDNSNILATRVARETFHVSHVVARIYDPGRAEIYQRLGIPTVAAVRWSADQVLRRILPEQHLAGDYREPSGRLVLAEVDLHDAWIGHSMDSIESAAGIRIAFLTRFGEGLLPQAGTAYQEGDTVHAMVSLDRTSEISRILAKAPAKES
- a CDS encoding APC family permease, which encodes MLTILNAAKRVLVGRPVRNDRLSHTLLPKRIALPIFASDALSSVAYAPDEILLTLALAGVSAVAFSPLVGLAVMVVLLTVVASYRQNVHAYPSGGGDYEIANVNLGKYAGLTVASALLVDYVLTVAVSMSSAATYLTTAIPALHGQQALIATVGVIILALVNLRGVKEAGTLFAVPTYIFMASILGMTAVGIFQAATGTLGEAPSANFTIVPEPGFDEGLVGLAGAFLLLRAFSSGAAALTGVEAISNGVPNFQKPKSKNAATTLLLLGVIAASMLAGILYLANATKVHIVLDPAREFLVDGKPLPEGYIQTPAISQIADTIFGSGSILFYVVVAATGVILVFASNTAFNGFPVLGSILAQDGYLPRQLRTRGDRLAFSNGVLALAAGALVLILAFNADVTKLIQLYIVGVFISFTASQLGMIRHWGRELKLARDKAVRRRIIKSRTINMLGFGMTALVLVIVLITKFEQGAWIALLAMFVLFLIMWSIRAHYDNVARELAVDEDSSPRALPTRVHAVLLVSHVRKPVLRALAYARASRPSRLDAVTVDISAEETAQTVRDWEKLEIPVPLTVLASPYRETVTPIMDYIKNMRRDSPRDLIVVYIPEYVVGKWWEQLVHNQTALRIKTRLHFEPGVMVASVPWQLKSSEEAKALQDT